In Pieris napi chromosome 2, ilPieNapi1.2, whole genome shotgun sequence, the following proteins share a genomic window:
- the LOC125056131 gene encoding uncharacterized protein LOC125056131, whose protein sequence is MSVIIRLQNLPWSANALDIRNYFQGLSIPEGGVHIVGGELGDAFIAFSTDEDARQGMMLDGGKIKEIQVKLLLSSRSEMHKVIEAARQSVPILSLSTAAPAPIVAHVPPAIPKSVPVSVPTPPIITPFSAALGSNPLASFGIPGLGNPQEIPQPAVIEPPPPLISPSHSQSADDEREKGKDGDKIERKKKDDRRRSRSRTRSRDRDRKDRKRDRRDRSRSRDRRRRDRSRSRERRDRKRDRKDRSYSRDRSPRRSRDKRNNDKKLSPQSSQERAMNALGDASRSPSHYANKAANIIGMTNPIMNNGLLANPNPVTTRFNDPSMAETLNKLQELGKKRNPNAFQGEQQNGGLNQRGGFRREGRRFDGPDSNNCCVVIKNAPNHTSYGDVRRFFPYMIDKHGIKMINDNTGRRTGTIYVRFCDPQSKLAALQRKTNELKGAKVVVENLEDDVYDTAVDSFLPYRDDNDVEEDTNIKNEMINKNVTSYNVLKLSDLPHYVKEHDIMKLFSDFSLLSIIMDDCRITRSKIAYAQFVKSEEARAAYERKDTYAFGRRQAAITPLTEEEYEEVKHKFDKSNAPSSNKTEMSLPRDPRQRRQENNGPIAPPAPMMMQNQPHGPGFFPNPSFPHNMPAYSAQNGAQFGFPNQGVVDPRTAAANWASRPQFPNQNTSFGNQGPAVVKNNMPVETEEEPLDSVLMKGLPRNATDRTIVHFLSDTGAVPSRIHLMLDTNGLPSGDCFCEFRSEQEARQAVSKHGHMLEGCRITVDLVMKSVVEDALEGPKEPKNTQGFMGNGPTFFEAQRGGFGEPHHGFRGRGGYERGGFRGGFDPSRGGFDRGRGGFDPGRGGFEGRGGFDRGGYRGRGGWNERARGFERGRARGRGRGVFESGPRPTEDEPDPALEDFGAPGCVVSMENVPFRASVDDILAFFGDFELTQDDVIRRYNERGQATGDARVAFRTPFDAQRAIKTRHMNTIFERRVSLTLM, encoded by the coding sequence CACTGACGAAGATGCGCGTCAAGGGATGATGCTAGATGGAGGTAAAATAAAAGAGATTCAAGTTAAACTTCTTCTAAGTTCACGTTCAGAGATGCATAAAGTTATCGAAGCGGCGCGACAAAGTGTGCCAATTTTATCACTATCTACAGCAGCGCCGGCGCCGATCGTTGCCCACGTTCCACCAGCCATACCCAAATCCGTCCCAGTCTCAGTACCTACTCCGCCTATTATCACCCCGTTCTCTGCAGCTCTAGGCTCCAACCCCCTAGCTAGCTTCGGCATACCAGGCCTCGGAAATCCACAAGAAATACCCCAACCGGCCGTTATAGAACCCCCTCCACCACTCATAAGTCCCTCTCACAGCCAATCCGCTGATGATGAGAGGGAGAAGGGGAAAGATGGAGATAAAATCGAACGCAAAAAGAAAGACGATAGGAGACGATCCAGGTCGCGGACCAGATCACGCGACCGAGATAGAAAAGATCGAAAAAGAGATCGTAGAGATCGGTCCAGGTCACGGGATAGGAGACGTCGCGACCGAAGCCGTAGCAGAGAACGTCGCGATAGAAAGAGAGATAGAAAAGATCGTAGCTATTCGCGTGATCGTTCTCCACGACGATCGCGTGACAAACGTAATAACGATAAGAAGTTATCTCCGCAATCGTCACAAGAACGGGCAATGAATGCTCTCGGTGACGCTAGTCGCTCGCCATCGCACTATGCTAACAAGGCTGCGAACATTATTGGTATGACTAATCCAATAATGAATAACGGACTTCTTGCTAATCCTAACCCAGTAACTACTCGCTTCAATGATCCGTCTATGGCTGAAACATTGAATAAGCTGCAGGAATTGGGTAAGAAAAGAAATCCTAATGCATTCCAGGGAGAACAACAAAATGGTGGCCTAAATCAAAGAGGAGGTTTTCGTCGTGAAGGGCGCCGATTCGATGGTCCAGATAGTAATAATTGCTGTGTAGTCATTAAAAATGCGCCTAATCATACAAGTTATGGCGACGTTCGCCGCTTCTTTCCTTACATGATTGATAAACATggtattaaaatgataaatgataacacCGGGCGTCGAACAGGTACTATTTACGTACGTTTTTGTGACCCTCAGTCAAAACTTGCGGCTTtgcaaagaaaaacaaatgagctTAAAGGTGCCAAGGTTGTAGTCGAGAACCTAGAGGACGATGTGTACGATACCGCAGTCGACTCGTTCTTGCCCTATCGGGATGATAATGATGTTGAAGAAGATACTAACATTAAGAATGAaatgataaacaaaaatgtcaCATCTTATAATGTACTCAAATTATCAGATTTACCGCACTATGTAAAAGAGCATGACATTATGAAACTGTTTAGTGACTTCTCTTTACTTTCGATTATAATGGACGATTGTCGTATAACACGTTCAAAAATTGCGTATGCTCAATTCGTTAAAAGTGAGGAGGCAAGAGCAGCATACGAGCGCAAAGATACTTATGCGTTCGGAAGACGTCAAGCGGCAATAACACCTTTGACTGAAGAAGAATATGAAGaagttaaacataaatttgaCAAAAGCAATGCGCCGTCGTCGAATAAAACAGAAATGTCTCTACCTCGAGACCCGCGTCAACGTCGACAAGAAAATAATGGTCCAATAGCCCCGCCTGCGCCAATGATGATGCAAAATCAGCCACATGGACCTGGCTTCTTCCCCAACCCCTCATTCCCTCATAACATGCCCGCCTATTCAGCTCAGAATGGAGCTCAATTTGGTTTTCCTAACCAAGGCGTAGTCGACCCTAGAACCGCAGCGGCAAACTGGGCTTCTCGTCCGCAATTTCCCAATCAGAATACGTCTTTTGGAAATCAAGGTCCGGCTGTGGTTAAAAACAATATGCCTGTTGAAACAGAGGAAGAACCTCTCGACTCAGTTCTCATGAAGGGTTTGCCGCGCAACGCTACAGATAGAACTATTGTTCACTTCCTCTCCGATACTGGAGCCGTTCCTTCAAGAATCCACCTGATGTTGGACACAAATGGACTCCCGTCCGGTgattgtttttgtgaatttagATCAGAACAGGAAGCTAGACAAGCTGTATCAAAACATGGTCACATGTTAGAAGGTTGCCGAATTACAGTAGATTTGGTTATGAAAAGCGTAGTTGAAGATGCTTTAGAGGGCCCAAAAGAACCAAAGAACACGCAAGGCTTCATGGGTAACGGCCCGACGTTCTTTGAAGCTCAGCGAGGTGGGTTCGGAGAACCACATCATGGTTTCAGAGGTCGCGGTGGCTATGAGCGGGGAGGTTTTAGAGGTGGCTTTGATCCTAGTCGTGGTGGTTTTGATCGCGGGCGGGGAGGATTCGATCCAGGACGCGGCGGATTCGAAGGTCGAGGTGGATTTGATCGCGGTGGTTACAGAGGTCGCGGAGGCTGGAATGAGCGGGCGCGAGGCTTTGAAAGAGGCAGAGCCCGCGGGCGGGGCCGCGGAGTTTTCGAAAGCGGCCCCCGCCCGACTGAAGATGAGCCGGACCCAGCGCTAGAGGACTTCGGAGCGCCAGGCTGTGTTGTTTCTATGGAGAATGTACCGTTTAGAGCGAGCGTGGATGATATTTTAGCCTTTTTCGGTGATTTCGAATTGACACAAGATGATGTTATAAGGCGTTACAACGAGCGGGGTCAGGCCACAGGTGATGCGCGGGTCGCGTTCCGAACGCCATTTGACGCACAACGGGCGATCAAAACGCGACATATGAACACTATATTTGAAAGACGGGTTAGTCTCACACTGATGTAG